From the Opitutales bacterium genome, one window contains:
- a CDS encoding NAD(P)H-dependent oxidoreductase: protein MKTTLEAQDWRYATKQFDPTKKLTDAQVDLLKETLRLTPSSFGVQPWKFVMVETPELRQKLVEQSWGQAQVADASHLFVLCRLTEITEEWVLAYMANAAETRGVPLEAMDSFRDVVLNFIKGLDDEQKADWMNRQSYIALGNLMTVCAYEGIDACPMEGFNPAGYSEVLNLPELGLTPVVACPVGFRSKEDKYAAIPKVRFPAETVHLTL from the coding sequence ATGAAAACCACCCTCGAAGCCCAAGACTGGCGCTACGCCACGAAACAATTTGATCCGACGAAAAAGCTGACGGATGCACAAGTCGATTTGCTGAAGGAAACCCTCCGTCTCACACCTTCCTCCTTTGGCGTGCAGCCCTGGAAATTTGTTATGGTGGAGACTCCAGAGTTGCGTCAAAAGCTGGTCGAGCAAAGCTGGGGCCAGGCTCAGGTCGCGGATGCCTCGCACTTGTTTGTCCTCTGCCGACTGACCGAGATAACAGAAGAATGGGTACTCGCCTACATGGCAAATGCTGCCGAGACACGGGGTGTGCCACTGGAGGCAATGGATAGCTTCCGTGATGTCGTCCTTAACTTCATCAAAGGTTTAGACGACGAGCAAAAAGCAGATTGGATGAACCGCCAATCCTACATTGCACTCGGCAACCTGATGACGGTATGTGCCTACGAGGGGATCGATGCCTGCCCCATGGAAGGGTTCAACCCAGCGGGCTACTCCGAAGTGCTCAACCTACCCGAGCTTGGCCTGACCCCTGTCGTCGCCTGTCCCGTCGGATTCCGTTCGAAGGAAGACAAATACGCCGCCATCCCAAAGGTCCGCTTCCCCGCCGAGACGGTGCATCTCACCTTATAG
- the kdsA gene encoding 3-deoxy-8-phosphooctulonate synthase translates to MIFDPEKLLVIAGPCSLETQELSSTVASKLFRIQSRYPDLKIVFKGSFDKANRTSLDSERGPGLDHGLIIHQALKDQWGMPCLTDIHSAAQCAPVAEVCDILQIPAFLCRQTDLLEAAAETGAVVNVKKGQFLSPYEMEFVINKLEGLEAKEIWQTERGTTFGYQNLVVDMRSFPIMKQFGHPTIMDCTHAVQMPGAGGGKTSGKREYAPVLARAALAAGADGIFIETHPDPDNAISDGANQIHLDDLEDVLQSCLKIWAALR, encoded by the coding sequence ATGATCTTCGATCCAGAAAAACTCCTCGTTATCGCCGGTCCATGCTCGCTGGAGACTCAAGAGCTCAGCTCGACTGTGGCCAGCAAACTGTTTCGCATCCAAAGCCGCTACCCTGATCTCAAAATCGTTTTCAAAGGTTCCTTTGATAAGGCTAACCGCACCTCACTCGACAGTGAACGCGGTCCTGGCCTGGATCATGGGTTAATCATACATCAGGCCCTCAAGGACCAATGGGGCATGCCCTGCCTCACTGATATTCATTCTGCGGCGCAGTGTGCTCCCGTCGCTGAAGTCTGCGATATCCTTCAAATCCCCGCTTTTCTCTGCCGCCAGACTGACCTGCTAGAAGCAGCGGCGGAGACCGGTGCGGTCGTCAACGTCAAGAAAGGCCAGTTTCTCTCTCCCTACGAGATGGAGTTCGTCATCAACAAACTCGAAGGCCTAGAGGCCAAAGAGATTTGGCAGACCGAACGCGGCACCACCTTCGGTTACCAAAACCTTGTCGTCGACATGCGCTCCTTCCCCATCATGAAGCAGTTCGGTCACCCCACCATCATGGACTGCACCCATGCCGTACAGATGCCGGGAGCGGGTGGCGGCAAAACCAGTGGGAAACGCGAATACGCACCCGTGCTGGCGCGTGCCGCTCTTGCCGCGGGAGCCGACGGGATCTTTATCGAAACGCACCCCGACCCCGACAACGCCATCTCTGACGGAGCCAATCAAATCCACCTCGACGACCTCGAAGACGTATTACAAAGCTGCCTTAAAATCTGGGCAGCGCTGCGTTGA